A stretch of Arthrobacter sunyaminii DNA encodes these proteins:
- a CDS encoding DUF1304 domain-containing protein — MLITAAVFAVIAAAIHLYIFVLESLRWTAPATMAVFRISTPQEAAYTQGLAYNQGFYNLFLAVGAMLGVVLLGAGSRVAGLTLMSFAAASMVLAALVLVFSNRRMIRPALIQGGPALVCLAFTLLGA, encoded by the coding sequence GTGCTCATTACCGCAGCCGTCTTTGCCGTGATTGCCGCGGCTATTCATCTGTACATCTTTGTGCTGGAGTCCCTGCGCTGGACTGCGCCGGCAACCATGGCGGTGTTTAGAATCTCCACTCCGCAGGAAGCTGCCTATACCCAGGGCCTGGCCTATAACCAGGGCTTCTACAACCTCTTCCTGGCCGTGGGAGCGATGCTGGGTGTAGTTCTGCTCGGGGCCGGCAGCCGAGTGGCCGGGCTGACCCTGATGAGTTTTGCCGCTGCGTCAATGGTGCTGGCCGCTTTGGTCCTGGTGTTCAGCAACCGCCGGATGATCCGTCCGGCCCTTATTCAGGGCGGGCCGGCCCTTGTCTGCCTCGCGTTCACCCTGCTCGGTGCCTGA
- a CDS encoding methylated-DNA--[protein]-cysteine S-methyltransferase, which translates to MADRDTLDRLQKRLGAAAEQARLLDVGYTVVETPVGKLLLAATHAGLVRVAFDCEDHDAVLALLAERISPRILAAPDRLQAAAAQITEYFDGTRRTFDLPLDLRLTAGFRRSVVEHLRDIGYGSTATYSAVAALAGSPGAVRAVGTACALNPLPVVVPCHRVVRSDGSTGGYRGGPAAKRLLLNLEAAA; encoded by the coding sequence ATGGCCGACCGCGACACCCTGGACCGGCTGCAGAAACGTCTGGGGGCTGCCGCCGAGCAAGCCCGGCTGCTGGATGTGGGGTACACAGTTGTTGAGACCCCGGTGGGGAAGCTGCTGCTGGCCGCCACGCATGCAGGCCTGGTACGGGTGGCCTTTGACTGTGAAGACCATGACGCCGTGCTGGCCCTGCTGGCCGAACGCATCAGCCCCCGGATCCTGGCTGCACCGGACCGGCTCCAAGCCGCCGCCGCTCAGATCACCGAGTACTTTGACGGAACCCGCCGCACTTTCGACCTGCCGCTGGACCTGCGGCTAACGGCAGGGTTCCGCCGCTCCGTCGTGGAGCATCTGCGGGACATTGGCTACGGATCCACTGCAACATATTCGGCCGTTGCCGCGCTGGCAGGAAGCCCCGGCGCGGTCCGAGCCGTCGGGACCGCCTGCGCCCTGAACCCGCTGCCCGTGGTGGTGCCCTGCCACCGGGTGGTGCGCTCGGACGGCAGCACGGGCGGCTACCGCGGCGGCCCTGCTGCCAAACGGCTTCTGCTGAACTTGGAGGCAGCCGCATGA
- a CDS encoding multidrug effflux MFS transporter, whose product MPDSSTTPPSAVHRASGQLILLLALLTALGPLSIDLYLPAFPGMAADLDTTAAGVQLTMTTFLVGLGLGQLFIGPLSDGIGRRKPLLVGTFVCAAASVVCAVAPNAEILAGARFLQGLGGAAGVVLARAIVSDTARGAAAAKLLGVLTIICVIAPVIAPLAGGAIIAAAGWRAVFWTLAALILLLSVWGLFGVKETLAAEDRNRGGIKTTLHVAGVVLSNRNYTGYLLTFCFAFAGLFAYISASPFIIQNIMGLSETRFALVFAMNALCITIVSVIAAALAGKVAYRTMISIGLVVAVLAAAGLLIFALSGTPMVPMLVLFAVFQGSLGFIFGNATALALEEAGHHAGTGSAFLGCLQYVLAAAVAPLVGLGGEETAVPMGIAMVSFALLAAISYVTLTRKTSTAPAGDESDLPVKDALRSAS is encoded by the coding sequence ATGCCTGATTCCAGCACCACTCCTCCCTCCGCCGTGCACCGCGCGAGCGGACAACTCATTCTTCTCCTGGCCCTGCTGACCGCGCTGGGCCCGCTGTCCATTGACCTATACCTCCCCGCATTCCCGGGCATGGCAGCTGATCTGGACACCACCGCAGCCGGCGTCCAGCTGACCATGACAACCTTCCTGGTAGGCCTTGGCCTGGGGCAGCTGTTTATTGGTCCGCTGTCGGACGGCATCGGACGGCGCAAGCCGCTGCTGGTGGGCACCTTTGTCTGCGCCGCGGCCAGCGTTGTCTGTGCGGTTGCTCCGAACGCGGAAATCCTGGCCGGCGCACGGTTCCTCCAGGGGCTGGGCGGTGCTGCCGGCGTCGTCCTCGCCAGGGCCATTGTCTCCGACACCGCCCGCGGTGCCGCCGCTGCCAAGCTGCTGGGCGTACTGACCATCATCTGCGTCATCGCCCCCGTCATTGCACCTCTGGCCGGCGGTGCGATCATTGCCGCCGCGGGATGGCGTGCGGTGTTCTGGACCCTGGCCGCCCTGATCCTGCTGCTCTCCGTCTGGGGCCTGTTTGGAGTCAAGGAGACTCTGGCCGCCGAAGACCGCAACCGCGGCGGCATCAAGACCACCCTGCACGTTGCCGGCGTGGTCCTTAGCAACCGTAACTACACCGGCTACCTGCTGACCTTCTGCTTCGCCTTTGCCGGGCTGTTTGCCTACATTTCCGCCTCCCCGTTCATCATCCAGAACATCATGGGCCTGTCGGAAACCCGGTTCGCCCTGGTCTTCGCCATGAACGCCCTGTGCATCACGATTGTCAGCGTCATCGCCGCTGCGCTTGCCGGCAAGGTCGCCTACCGCACAATGATCTCCATCGGCCTGGTGGTGGCTGTGCTGGCGGCTGCCGGACTGCTGATTTTCGCGCTTTCCGGGACACCCATGGTTCCGATGCTGGTCCTGTTCGCTGTGTTCCAGGGATCCCTGGGCTTCATTTTTGGCAATGCCACAGCCCTGGCCCTCGAAGAAGCCGGCCATCATGCCGGAACGGGCTCAGCCTTCCTGGGCTGCCTGCAGTACGTGCTGGCAGCTGCAGTGGCACCCCTGGTGGGTCTCGGCGGAGAGGAAACGGCCGTGCCGATGGGCATCGCCATGGTCAGCTTTGCCCTGCTGGCGGCCATCTCCTATGTAACACTGACCCGCAAAACCAGCACAGCCCCCGCTGGTGATGAATCCGATCTGCCAGTCAAGGATGCCCTCCGGTCCGCCTCCTAG
- a CDS encoding methylated-DNA--[protein]-cysteine S-methyltransferase, with translation MSAVHAVIPSPIGLLTLVADGGALTAVYMENHRRGPAPDTLGAQVPLDAAAVLARTRDQLGEYFAGDRREFDLPLAPAGNPFRQRVWALLQEIPFGATRSYGDLARELGDKNLAQAVGSANARNPVSVIIPCHRVVGAAGALTGYAGGLQRKHFLLGLEDPRRVQDMLF, from the coding sequence ATGAGTGCCGTGCATGCCGTCATCCCTTCGCCCATCGGGTTACTGACCCTGGTGGCCGACGGCGGTGCCCTTACGGCGGTGTACATGGAGAACCACCGGCGCGGACCTGCGCCGGACACGCTGGGCGCGCAGGTACCCCTGGACGCTGCCGCTGTCCTGGCGCGGACGCGGGACCAGCTGGGCGAGTACTTCGCCGGTGACCGGCGGGAGTTCGATCTGCCGCTCGCCCCGGCGGGAAATCCGTTCCGGCAGCGGGTCTGGGCCCTCCTGCAGGAGATTCCTTTTGGTGCAACGCGGTCCTACGGCGACCTGGCCCGCGAGCTGGGCGATAAAAACCTGGCCCAGGCCGTCGGTTCAGCCAATGCGCGCAATCCGGTTTCCGTCATCATTCCCTGCCACCGGGTCGTCGGCGCGGCCGGTGCGCTGACCGGCTATGCCGGCGGGCTGCAGCGCAAGCACTTTCTGCTGGGGCTGGAGGATCCCCGGCGGGTCCAGGACATGCTGTTCTGA
- a CDS encoding DNA-3-methyladenine glycosylase family protein: MPALTRSVRHVLPCAEPFAWQPLFRALAAHAVPGVERAEYDDGGAWVERLVPAPSGPALVRVRFGHPGAVEAELSLDGATPAKARGQEEAAVLALVRRWLDLEADPAVIDPFLSGFDLLAPLVAVSRGLRVPGSVDGFETAVQTVLGQQVSLAAARTFGARLAASYGGAERDGLRAFPSPEELAAVPPSELQLAVGLTHARARTVTALAGAVASGLEVSPEADAGSTRSALLALPGVGPWTADYLAVRVFGDRDAYPADDLVLKRALGVATARAAAALSEPWRPWRAYALFHLWTAAAYGAARTE; encoded by the coding sequence ATGCCGGCGCTGACCCGGAGTGTCCGACACGTTCTGCCCTGCGCCGAACCGTTCGCCTGGCAGCCGCTGTTCCGCGCGCTTGCGGCCCACGCAGTGCCCGGGGTGGAGCGGGCGGAATACGACGACGGCGGGGCCTGGGTGGAGCGCCTGGTGCCCGCGCCGTCCGGGCCGGCTCTGGTCCGCGTCCGGTTCGGCCATCCGGGCGCCGTGGAGGCAGAGCTTTCCCTGGATGGGGCGACTCCGGCGAAGGCCCGGGGGCAGGAAGAAGCCGCGGTGCTCGCATTGGTTCGGCGCTGGCTGGATCTGGAGGCGGATCCCGCCGTCATCGATCCGTTTCTCTCCGGTTTTGACCTTCTGGCTCCGCTGGTGGCGGTGTCCCGGGGTTTGCGGGTGCCGGGATCGGTGGACGGCTTCGAGACCGCAGTCCAGACGGTGCTGGGCCAGCAGGTCTCGCTGGCGGCTGCCCGTACTTTCGGCGCCCGGCTCGCGGCATCCTACGGCGGTGCCGAACGGGACGGGCTGCGTGCCTTCCCCTCGCCTGAAGAGCTGGCTGCCGTGCCGCCGTCGGAACTGCAGCTGGCCGTGGGGCTGACACACGCCCGGGCACGCACCGTCACCGCGCTGGCCGGAGCAGTGGCTTCCGGTCTGGAGGTCAGCCCGGAAGCTGACGCCGGATCAACCCGGAGCGCGCTGCTGGCGCTGCCGGGAGTTGGGCCCTGGACCGCCGATTATCTTGCGGTGCGTGTCTTCGGTGACCGGGACGCGTATCCGGCCGACGACCTGGTGCTTAAGCGGGCGCTGGGAGTTGCGACGGCGCGTGCGGCGGCGGCGCTCTCCGAACCTTGGCGGCCGTGGCGTGCCTATGCCCTGTTCCACCTGTGGACTGCAGCTGCCTACGGGGCTGCCCGAACGGAATAG
- a CDS encoding SulP family inorganic anion transporter encodes MTPSAPAPAARQSVLSTLRSPRLLKTEVLAGLVVALALIPEAIAFSVIAGVDPRMGLFASFTMAVTIAFVGGRPAMISAATGAVALVIAPVVASHGVQYLVPTVILAGILQILLALAGVAKLMRFIPRSVMVGFVNALAILVFSSQLPELIGVPWLVYPVIAVGLVIVFGLPRLTTAVPAPLVAIVVLTVAAVAAGWEIPTVGDKGALPDSLPALLFPDVPLTLETLQIIAPYALAMAFVGLLESLLTAKLVDDITDTRSSKPREAAGQGIANIVTGFFGGMGGCAVVGQTMMNVKASGARTRISTFLAGVFLLILVVALGDIVALIPMAALVAVMIFVAWAAFDWHSIRPSTLRRMPKSETAVMVITVVATVFTHNLAIGVGAGTLAAMVLFARRVAHFVTVQRAAADDGGTVTYTVRGELFFASSNDLYTQFEYALDPDDVLIDLSASHVWDASTVAALDAITEKYRSRGKTVRITGLNDSSDAIRSRLSGQLGG; translated from the coding sequence ATGACACCAAGTGCACCTGCCCCGGCCGCCCGGCAGTCTGTCCTGTCCACGCTGCGCTCGCCGCGGCTGCTGAAAACCGAGGTCCTGGCCGGACTCGTGGTGGCCCTGGCGTTGATCCCCGAAGCAATCGCGTTCTCCGTGATCGCCGGTGTGGATCCGCGGATGGGTCTTTTCGCGTCCTTCACCATGGCAGTCACCATCGCTTTCGTGGGCGGCCGCCCGGCCATGATCTCCGCTGCCACCGGCGCCGTCGCCCTGGTCATCGCCCCGGTGGTGGCCAGCCACGGCGTGCAGTATCTGGTGCCAACGGTCATCCTGGCCGGCATCCTGCAGATCCTGCTGGCGCTTGCCGGCGTCGCCAAGCTCATGCGCTTCATCCCGCGCTCCGTGATGGTGGGCTTCGTCAACGCCCTGGCCATCCTGGTCTTCTCCTCCCAGCTGCCCGAGCTGATCGGCGTGCCCTGGCTGGTTTACCCGGTGATCGCCGTCGGGCTGGTGATTGTTTTCGGCCTGCCCCGGCTGACGACGGCGGTGCCCGCACCGCTGGTGGCGATTGTGGTGCTGACCGTTGCCGCCGTTGCCGCGGGCTGGGAGATCCCCACGGTCGGGGACAAGGGTGCGCTGCCCGACAGTCTCCCCGCCCTGCTGTTTCCCGACGTGCCGCTGACCCTCGAGACGCTGCAGATCATCGCTCCGTACGCCCTCGCCATGGCCTTTGTGGGCCTGCTGGAATCCCTCCTGACCGCCAAACTGGTCGATGACATCACCGACACCCGGTCCTCCAAGCCGCGTGAGGCGGCCGGTCAGGGCATCGCCAACATCGTCACCGGCTTCTTCGGCGGCATGGGCGGCTGCGCCGTCGTCGGGCAGACCATGATGAACGTCAAGGCCTCGGGTGCCCGCACCCGGATTTCCACTTTCCTGGCCGGAGTGTTCCTGCTCATCCTGGTGGTGGCACTCGGGGACATCGTGGCGCTGATCCCCATGGCGGCACTCGTGGCCGTGATGATCTTCGTCGCCTGGGCGGCCTTTGACTGGCACAGCATCCGGCCCTCCACCCTGCGCCGCATGCCCAAGTCCGAAACAGCCGTCATGGTCATCACCGTCGTGGCCACGGTGTTCACCCACAATCTGGCCATCGGCGTCGGAGCGGGAACCCTCGCCGCCATGGTGCTGTTCGCGCGCCGGGTGGCGCACTTCGTCACCGTGCAGCGCGCTGCGGCGGACGACGGCGGCACGGTCACCTACACGGTGCGCGGCGAGTTGTTCTTTGCCTCCTCCAATGACCTCTACACCCAGTTTGAATACGCCCTGGATCCGGATGACGTGCTGATTGACCTCAGCGCCTCGCATGTTTGGGATGCCTCGACCGTGGCCGCGCTGGACGCCATCACGGAAAAGTACCGGAGCCGGGGCAAGACCGTCCGCATTACCGGTTTGAATGACTCCTCCGATGCCATCCGTTCCCGGCTCAGCGGCCAGCTGGGCGGCTAA
- the pstS gene encoding phosphate ABC transporter substrate-binding protein PstS: MPKPRPARTLAVVAAAALALSACGSDYPLGDAQREAAENSTSTLSGILSGSGSSAQGPAMDAWIGGFGLLHPKVQLQYSPDGSGAGRSALLAGAVDFAGSDAYLQEEELEQAREVCGPGGALDIPAYISPIAVAFNLPGIDSLNLDAATIARIFRGEIVRWNDPAIAGQNPGVDLPDLPVTPVSRADDSGTTENFTEYLHDAAPDAWQDSPSGTWPGGLGGENAQGNAGVVSTVTRTEGAVTYADDSVIDDSMGTVNLLVGEEYVPISAEGASIAVEQASRVPDRGPHDIALHLDRTTTVPGAYPLVLVSYQIYCSGYEDPNTVELVKAFGLYVVSDEGQAASEDAAKSAPIPATLAEQARESIESIGTLP; encoded by the coding sequence GTGCCGAAACCCCGTCCCGCCCGCACTCTTGCCGTGGTTGCCGCCGCCGCGCTGGCGTTGTCCGCCTGCGGATCGGACTATCCACTGGGCGACGCGCAGCGCGAAGCAGCGGAAAACAGCACCTCCACTCTCTCCGGCATTCTTTCCGGCTCCGGGTCCAGCGCCCAGGGACCGGCCATGGACGCCTGGATTGGAGGCTTCGGCCTCCTTCACCCGAAGGTTCAGCTGCAGTATTCCCCGGACGGCTCCGGCGCCGGCCGCAGCGCCCTCCTGGCCGGGGCCGTGGATTTTGCCGGCTCGGATGCCTATCTGCAGGAGGAGGAATTGGAGCAGGCCCGCGAAGTCTGCGGCCCGGGAGGCGCCCTGGATATTCCGGCCTACATTTCACCGATTGCCGTGGCCTTCAATTTGCCGGGCATCGATTCCCTCAACCTGGACGCCGCAACCATCGCGCGGATCTTCCGCGGCGAAATTGTCAGGTGGAATGATCCCGCCATTGCCGGGCAGAATCCCGGGGTTGATCTCCCTGACCTCCCGGTAACTCCGGTCAGCCGGGCCGATGACTCCGGCACCACCGAGAACTTCACCGAGTATTTGCATGACGCCGCTCCTGATGCCTGGCAGGACAGCCCTTCGGGGACATGGCCGGGCGGTTTGGGCGGTGAAAACGCACAGGGGAACGCCGGTGTGGTCAGCACGGTGACCCGCACCGAGGGTGCCGTGACCTACGCGGACGATTCCGTCATCGACGACTCCATGGGCACCGTCAATCTGCTGGTCGGGGAGGAGTACGTTCCGATCAGTGCAGAGGGCGCGTCAATCGCCGTCGAACAGGCCAGCCGCGTTCCGGACCGCGGCCCCCATGACATTGCCCTCCACCTGGACCGCACCACCACGGTCCCCGGCGCCTATCCGCTGGTTCTTGTTTCCTACCAGATCTACTGCAGCGGCTATGAGGATCCGAACACAGTGGAGCTGGTAAAGGCGTTTGGGCTGTACGTGGTCAGCGACGAAGGACAGGCGGCCTCGGAGGACGCTGCCAAGAGTGCTCCCATCCCGGCAACCCTGGCGGAACAGGCCCGCGAGTCCATCGAAAGCATCGGCACCCTGCCCTAG
- a CDS encoding alpha-ketoglutarate-dependent dioxygenase AlkB family protein has protein sequence MNNALFPPERTEPGPGAVHVPGWLDLAAQREIVRACRQWAVGPVPMRAAVMPGGHPMSVQTVCLGWHWQPYKYTRTADDAGGGRVADVPDWLITLGRRALAEAYATPGRPGYAPELWKPEDYTPDTALINYYAHGAHMGMHQDKDEKSSAPVVSLSIGDTCIFRFGNTLTRTRPFTDIELNSGDLFVFGGPSRFAYHGVPKTFPDTADPASGLPRGRINITLRMTGLS, from the coding sequence ATGAACAATGCACTCTTTCCGCCCGAACGTACTGAACCGGGGCCGGGCGCCGTCCACGTACCCGGGTGGCTGGACCTGGCGGCCCAGCGGGAGATTGTCCGGGCCTGCCGGCAGTGGGCGGTGGGACCGGTGCCCATGCGCGCCGCCGTCATGCCGGGCGGGCATCCGATGTCGGTGCAGACGGTATGCCTGGGCTGGCACTGGCAGCCGTACAAGTACACCCGCACTGCGGACGACGCCGGCGGCGGACGGGTGGCCGACGTGCCCGACTGGCTGATCACCCTGGGCCGGCGGGCGTTGGCCGAAGCGTACGCCACCCCCGGCCGGCCCGGATACGCCCCGGAGCTGTGGAAACCCGAGGATTACACCCCGGACACGGCGCTGATCAATTACTACGCGCACGGCGCCCACATGGGCATGCACCAGGACAAGGATGAGAAGTCCAGCGCCCCTGTGGTTTCCCTGAGCATCGGCGACACCTGTATATTCCGTTTTGGGAATACATTGACCAGGACCCGGCCGTTCACCGATATTGAGCTGAATTCCGGTGATCTTTTCGTGTTTGGCGGCCCCTCCCGGTTTGCATACCACGGTGTGCCGAAGACCTTTCCGGACACAGCCGACCCCGCTTCCGGACTTCCCCGGGGCCGGATCAACATCACCCTGCGCATGACCGGTTTGTCCTGA
- a CDS encoding AI-2E family transporter: MTTTDSPASPPQKSSVEASSAAGADSGSGRLKPRGTFARGLAASSVWVARGLIVLAGLVVVWFGIRSLWSIALPGLLALLLSSILWPVNRVLRKALPKGFAALLSLVGLLAAVAAVAVLVLPSISSGSKELVRRAGENLQDLSDFVAGLPFAVQTVDFNELLDAGLAQLQEHSSDIISGITAGLGTVTSVTVVFLLTLVFTFFCLKDGDKFLPWASRWTNNQAFVHAVRVSEEAWKTLSAYIFAQATVALADAVLIGLGLWFLDVPLALALMVLIFFASFIPIVGAVATGVLATMVTLVAHGWVTALIVLGLVLVVQQLESNILQPFLVGKTLKLHPAVVLGAVTVGSTLFGIVGAFLAVPATAVGIVVLRYLRDQSLTPANAAVSGEVPAAAGADEVHGPQPQPPEPVEAQMSPAADRPGSV, encoded by the coding sequence GTGACTACGACCGATTCTCCAGCCTCGCCGCCCCAAAAATCTTCTGTCGAAGCGTCATCTGCGGCCGGTGCGGATTCCGGCAGCGGCAGGTTGAAGCCCCGCGGCACCTTTGCCCGCGGCCTCGCCGCATCATCGGTATGGGTTGCCCGGGGGCTGATCGTGCTGGCCGGGCTGGTGGTGGTGTGGTTCGGTATCCGGTCGCTGTGGTCCATCGCCCTTCCCGGCCTGCTGGCCCTGCTGCTGTCCTCAATCCTGTGGCCGGTGAACCGGGTTCTGCGAAAGGCGCTGCCCAAGGGGTTTGCCGCACTGCTCTCCCTCGTGGGCCTGCTGGCTGCCGTCGCCGCCGTGGCCGTTCTGGTGCTTCCCTCAATCTCGTCCGGCTCGAAAGAACTGGTCCGGCGGGCAGGGGAGAATCTTCAGGATCTCAGCGACTTCGTTGCCGGGCTTCCCTTCGCCGTCCAGACGGTTGACTTCAATGAACTGCTCGACGCCGGTCTGGCACAGCTGCAGGAACACAGCAGCGACATCATTTCCGGTATTACCGCCGGGCTGGGAACCGTCACCTCTGTCACCGTGGTGTTCCTGCTGACCCTGGTGTTCACGTTCTTCTGCCTGAAGGACGGGGATAAATTCCTGCCCTGGGCCAGCCGCTGGACCAACAACCAAGCTTTTGTGCACGCGGTCCGGGTGTCCGAAGAGGCATGGAAAACCCTGTCCGCCTACATCTTTGCCCAGGCAACCGTAGCTCTGGCAGATGCCGTCTTAATTGGCCTCGGCCTGTGGTTCCTGGACGTGCCGCTGGCCCTGGCCCTGATGGTGCTGATCTTCTTTGCCAGCTTCATACCCATTGTCGGAGCCGTGGCCACCGGCGTCCTGGCCACCATGGTCACCCTGGTGGCGCACGGATGGGTGACAGCGCTGATTGTCCTTGGTCTGGTGCTGGTGGTGCAGCAGCTGGAGTCCAACATCCTGCAGCCCTTCCTCGTGGGCAAGACCCTGAAGCTGCATCCCGCCGTCGTGCTGGGAGCCGTCACCGTCGGAAGCACGCTCTTTGGTATCGTCGGCGCGTTCCTGGCGGTCCCGGCCACCGCCGTCGGCATCGTGGTGCTGCGGTATCTGCGGGACCAGTCGCTGACCCCGGCCAACGCCGCCGTGTCGGGTGAGGTGCCGGCTGCGGCCGGGGCGGACGAGGTTCACGGACCTCAGCCGCAGCCTCCTGAGCCGGTTGAGGCGCAGATGTCGCCGGCCGCTGACCGGCCCGGCAGTGTGTGA
- a CDS encoding lantibiotic dehydratase C-terminal domain-containing protein, giving the protein MSQLAAAQQVKPLTNGAEWWSLTIQPTDTDLCDAVLADVVIPLAAQGRSWGAQRWFHTRCMDPAHPFIQVRILGSPRVLDRLESLMRALVDQAAPRLGELQTSEYREDAVPTRWDYGPVSPRAESDLAKYGGAEGLALAEEVFELSSDLAAWATSRFPKVNSRSSLAALLLFDAGYAMMRGPRSPVWADRRAISWDFYWDSHLRSCTAGSGPQAAHMRNALTSQLAPRILPAHRLMAATASEPAVDNWRKRWSRAIDTYLYRADKVRASRSAQQLTVYQSRLMLNRLGISVRDEAGLGLYARSWSKEREADFLRMAP; this is encoded by the coding sequence ATGAGCCAGTTAGCAGCAGCACAACAGGTTAAGCCGCTGACCAACGGAGCCGAGTGGTGGTCACTGACCATCCAGCCTACAGATACGGACTTGTGCGACGCCGTCCTTGCTGACGTTGTCATCCCGCTGGCAGCTCAGGGCAGGTCCTGGGGCGCCCAGCGGTGGTTCCATACGCGGTGCATGGATCCGGCGCACCCCTTCATTCAGGTCCGGATCCTTGGTTCTCCCCGGGTCCTGGACCGGCTGGAATCCCTGATGCGCGCACTCGTTGACCAGGCCGCCCCCCGCCTCGGGGAGCTGCAGACTTCCGAATACCGGGAGGATGCCGTACCCACCCGGTGGGACTACGGGCCCGTCTCCCCCCGAGCCGAATCCGATCTGGCAAAGTACGGCGGGGCCGAAGGACTGGCTCTGGCGGAAGAGGTCTTCGAGCTGTCCTCTGACCTGGCAGCTTGGGCAACATCCCGCTTTCCGAAGGTAAACAGCCGGTCTTCCCTGGCCGCCCTGCTTCTCTTTGATGCCGGCTACGCCATGATGCGCGGGCCGCGGTCCCCGGTTTGGGCGGACCGCCGGGCCATTTCGTGGGACTTCTACTGGGACAGCCATCTTCGCAGCTGCACCGCGGGATCCGGCCCCCAGGCTGCCCATATGCGCAACGCCCTGACGTCCCAGCTGGCGCCGCGGATCCTTCCGGCCCACCGGCTGATGGCCGCAACAGCTTCGGAACCGGCCGTGGACAATTGGCGCAAGCGCTGGTCACGGGCCATCGACACCTACCTGTACCGGGCGGACAAGGTCAGGGCCAGCCGAAGCGCCCAGCAGCTGACCGTGTATCAAAGCCGCCTCATGCTCAACCGGCTGGGCATATCCGTCCGGGACGAGGCCGGGCTGGGACTATATGCACGGTCCTGGAGCAAGGAACGTGAAGCGGACTTCCTTCGGATGGCCCCCTAG
- a CDS encoding RNA polymerase sigma factor produces MEVKPFEAIVREHGPAVLRVCRAVLGPQDAEDAWSETFLAALRAYPGLPPGANIQAWLVTIAKHKAIDVHRAAGRRPVPVGELPETAFRPGPVARAPGNGSAPEGSECFDPLWEALKTLPQRQREALAYHHLAGLPYAEVAVLLGGTEAACRRSAADGMKKLRSLNLEESR; encoded by the coding sequence GTGGAAGTGAAACCGTTCGAAGCCATTGTCAGGGAGCACGGCCCGGCCGTGCTGCGGGTCTGCCGTGCCGTGCTGGGCCCGCAGGACGCCGAGGACGCCTGGTCGGAAACGTTCCTGGCCGCTCTGCGCGCTTATCCCGGGCTGCCGCCGGGGGCCAACATCCAGGCCTGGCTGGTGACGATCGCCAAGCACAAGGCCATAGACGTCCACCGTGCCGCCGGCCGGCGGCCGGTGCCCGTCGGTGAACTGCCCGAGACCGCGTTCCGCCCGGGGCCCGTTGCCCGTGCCCCTGGAAACGGCAGTGCACCGGAGGGCTCCGAGTGCTTTGACCCGTTGTGGGAGGCACTCAAAACTCTGCCGCAGCGCCAGCGTGAAGCCCTTGCCTACCACCACCTGGCGGGCCTGCCCTATGCCGAGGTGGCAGTGCTGCTGGGTGGAACCGAGGCAGCGTGCCGCCGGTCGGCAGCGGACGGCATGAAGAAACTGCGCAGCCTGAACCTGGAGGAGTCCCGATGA